From the Bacillus horti genome, the window TCTTCTGTTACTAACGCTTCAGGAAAGATCAAATCAGCTCCAGCATCATAGTAAGCTTTGGCCCTTTCAACAGCTGCTTCTATCCCATCTACACCTTTTGCGTCTGTTCGAGCGACGATGACTAAATTTGGATCTGCTTGACGTGCTGCCTTTATCTTTTGAACCATTTCCTTCGTGGAAACTAGCTTTTTCCCATTTAAATGGCCACATTTTTTAGGCAGCTCCTGATCTTCCATTTGGATAGCTGCTGCTCCCGCTTCTACCATTTCATAAACGGTTCTAGTCACATTTAAAACGCTACCATATCCCGTATCTACATCAACAAGCAAGGGCATTCCTGTTGCTCTAGTCATCTCTTTGGTACGATTGACAAGCTCTGGTAAGGTAATAACCCCTAAATCTGGTAAACCTAAAGTAGCTGTTAACGCTGCTCCTGATAAGTATATCGCCTTAAATCCAGCTTTCTGAGCCAGCAAAGCGGCCATTGCATCATGTGCTCCGGGGATTTGAACAATTCCATCTTGCTCTAACAGCTTGCGAAATCCAGTAATGGGATTCTCTGATTTTTCTCGAACTAACCAACTCATACAACCACTCCCTCTATTGTTTTTATTCTATGTTAGGCGATATTCCTGTTCTGTCAGGAATGAATAAATCTCCACCCATAATTCTTCTTGCTGTTCGCTCTAGACCTACTGAGCGTACCTGACCAGTCTTGCGATCATAATCAACTAGAATAGCGATCACCCCTTCTGGATGACCAATTCTGATAACCACTGGCACATTTTCTGCTATTTTTTTCTGACATAGCTGGTAAGGAATCGTTCCCGGAATCA encodes:
- the prpB gene encoding methylisocitrate lyase translates to MSWLVREKSENPITGFRKLLEQDGIVQIPGAHDAMAALLAQKAGFKAIYLSGAALTATLGLPDLGVITLPELVNRTKEMTRATGMPLLVDVDTGYGSVLNVTRTVYEMVEAGAAAIQMEDQELPKKCGHLNGKKLVSTKEMVQKIKAARQADPNLVIVARTDAKGVDGIEAAVERAKAYYDAGADLIFPEALVTEDEFRYVAEQTEFPLLANMTEFGRTPYLTAEDFEKLGYKCVIFPVTSLRIAAKAVEKMYQILFATGTQKDLLADMQTRKELYSTIGYDQYEDLDSTIAKTILDELTNS